A section of the Pseudomonas tritici genome encodes:
- a CDS encoding MATE family efflux transporter, with the protein MTTLLTDWRHRPTHRRVWALAAPMILSNISVPLVALVDSMVIGHLPHAHQLGAVAVGASLYTFLAWAMGFLRMGSTGFAAQAAGRNDGAALRQILLQGLLLALGLAMLLGTVGIPLSHLALEWMQPSPELNQLTQDFFHTRLFGLPAALASYALVGWFLGTQNARAPLAILLTTNLVNIALNLWFVLGLDWGVVGSARASVVAEWTGALLGLALTQKALRAYPGHIAWAALKLWESWRPLLAVNRDIFIRSLALQSVFFMITVQGARLGDATVAANALLLNGLLLTAHALDGLAHAVEALCGHAIGAHDRPALRRSLVVAGGWSLIASVGFALLFTVAGHLFIAMQTDIPSVRETADIYLPYLAVLPLIAVWSYLLDGLFIGATRAREMRNGMLLTVLLTLPVAWMLQGLGNHGLWITFLMFMAVRSLTLWAIAWRLNRRGLWLGSN; encoded by the coding sequence ATGACCACCCTGCTCACCGACTGGCGCCACCGCCCCACCCACCGCCGCGTCTGGGCCCTGGCTGCGCCGATGATCCTGTCGAACATCTCGGTGCCGCTCGTAGCGCTGGTCGACAGCATGGTCATCGGCCACCTGCCCCACGCCCACCAACTGGGTGCCGTAGCCGTCGGCGCCAGCCTGTATACCTTCCTCGCCTGGGCCATGGGTTTCCTGCGCATGGGCTCCACCGGTTTCGCCGCCCAAGCTGCCGGGCGCAATGATGGGGCAGCGCTGCGGCAAATCCTGCTGCAAGGTTTGCTGTTGGCACTGGGCCTGGCGATGCTGCTCGGCACCGTGGGCATCCCGCTGAGCCATCTGGCGCTGGAGTGGATGCAGCCCTCCCCCGAGCTCAATCAACTGACGCAGGATTTCTTCCACACCCGCCTCTTCGGCCTGCCCGCCGCGCTGGCCAGCTACGCGCTGGTCGGCTGGTTCCTCGGCACACAAAACGCCCGCGCGCCGCTGGCGATTCTGCTGACCACCAACCTGGTCAACATCGCCCTCAACCTGTGGTTCGTACTGGGCCTGGATTGGGGGGTGGTCGGCTCCGCCCGCGCCTCGGTCGTTGCCGAATGGACCGGCGCCCTGCTGGGCCTCGCGCTGACGCAAAAAGCCCTGCGCGCCTACCCCGGTCACATCGCCTGGGCGGCACTGAAGCTGTGGGAAAGCTGGCGCCCGCTATTGGCGGTCAACCGCGACATCTTCATCCGCAGCCTCGCGCTGCAATCGGTGTTTTTCATGATCACCGTACAAGGCGCCCGCCTGGGCGACGCTACCGTGGCCGCCAACGCGCTGCTGCTCAACGGCCTGTTGCTGACCGCCCACGCCCTGGATGGGTTGGCTCACGCCGTCGAGGCCCTGTGCGGCCACGCCATCGGCGCCCATGACCGCCCAGCGCTGCGCCGTTCGCTGGTAGTGGCCGGCGGCTGGTCGCTGATCGCCAGCGTCGGTTTCGCGCTGCTGTTCACCGTCGCTGGCCACTTGTTTATCGCCATGCAGACCGATATTCCCAGCGTACGCGAAACCGCCGACATCTACCTGCCTTACCTCGCGGTATTGCCGTTGATTGCGGTGTGGAGTTACTTGCTGGATGGTTTGTTTATCGGCGCTACGCGCGCGCGGGAGATGCGCAATGGGATGCTGTTGACGGTATTGCTGACATTACCTGTCGCATGGATGTTGCAAGGCTTGGGCAACCACGGGCTGTGGATAACCTTCCTGATGTTTATGGCGGTGCGCAGCCTGACGCTGTGGGCGATTGCCTGGCGTTTAAATCGGCGGGGGTTATGGCTAGGTAGCAACTGA
- a CDS encoding alpha-2-macroglobulin, which translates to MLNKGLFLACALALLSACDSSDKPTAPTAPAAATVAPKPAKAAVDVAALKQRYAGRELSVVDVSEVQLDGASTLSVSFSIPLDPDQKFADKLHLVDSKSGKVDGAWEISDNLMELRLRHLEPQRKLVLTVDAGVKAVNDKTLAAEYIARLETRDLQATVGFASRGTLLPTRLAEGLPVIALNVDKIDVEFFRIKPESLPSFLAQWGRNTSLQSYESRELLPLADLVYGGRFDLNPARNTRETLLLPIAGLKQLQQPGVYLAVMRASGTYNYSQPATLFTLSDIGLSVHRYANRLDVFTQALEGGKALDGVDLEVLDAEGRVLGQGKTEKGGHAELPLPKKAQVLLAKQGEQTSLLRLDSAALDLAEFDIGGQPSHPLQFFVFGPRDLYRPGETVLLNALLRDKDGNAVKPQPVSVEVRRPDEQVSRKFVWDADASGLYQYQLQLAGEAPTGRWQLVFDLGDGKPQLYEFLVEDFLPERLALELKGSDTALSPADNPVIQVNGRYLYGAPASGNRVSGQVYVRPLREAVKSLPGYQFGSVTEEELSQDFELDESVLDAKGQEALTLESKWADAKSPLQLIVQASLQESGGRPITRRLVQPIWPAEQLPGLRGLFDGTETNGDGPAEFEVLLANQDGQKLAAQNLKVRLVRERRDYYWNYSENDGWSYHFNEKFLNLDEQTLTIKAGDTAKVSFQVEWGPYRVEVEDPQTGLVSSLRFWAGYQGQDNTEGGAVRPDQVKLALDKPAYGDGDTANVTVTPPAAGKGYLLVESAEGPLWWQEIDVPAEGKSFAVKLDPKWSRHDLYVSALVIRPGERKANITPKRAVGLLHLPLDRTQRKLGVTLTAPEKMRPKQPLAVKISAKNADGSVPKQVHVLVAAVDVGILNITEYPTPDPYSSLFGRKAYGVDQFDIYGQLIEAGQGRLASLAFGGDAALAKGGKRPDTSVTIVALQSAPVTLNEQGEGEVSVNIPDFNGELRLMAQAWSDDRYGMAEAKTVIAAPLIAELSAPRFLAGGDQTTLALDLSNLSGKAQKLDVQLTAEGQLELVNSGAQTVELTQGQRTTLRIPVKAWGGLGQGKVKVTVNGLDLPGEHLPPFTREWTLGVRPAYPALLKHYRAVLKDQPWSLPPGTLDQFDTSGRQALLSLSSRPPLNLGAQISALKAYPYGCLEQTASGLYPSLYADDALLKRLSIKGESDSERKRKIELGIERLLGMQRYNGSFGLWGADGEEEYWLTAYVTDFLLRARDQGFAVPPEALKKASERLLRYVQERNLIDVDYSDNADHTRFAVQAYAGMVLARSQQAPLGALRSIFERRSDARSGLPLVQLAIALQKMGDQPRADQALLAGLAAQRNANEWLADYGSPLRDQAMILALLEENDLAKGKREERLFTLSDQLAASPYLSTQERNSLFLAGRLGFAKPDSNWQVSLTGSGGVQALNNQQSTLALEGKLLSSDLTLSNQGETPVYQQLTISGYPQLPPAAGGDNLSIRREYLGMNGQPLNLRSLNSGDLVLVHLAVGAKQRVPDALVVDLLPAGLELENQNLAQSAASLENASSQVKEWRESMQNASLKHQEFRDDRYVAAINLEGSGTTHLLYLARAVTPGTYRVPPPQVESMYRPNWQAVGETPADLVIKGR; encoded by the coding sequence ATGCTTAACAAAGGATTGTTCCTGGCCTGCGCGCTGGCCCTGCTGAGCGCCTGCGATTCTTCCGATAAACCGACTGCCCCGACCGCGCCTGCGGCGGCAACGGTTGCACCCAAGCCGGCTAAAGCGGCGGTGGATGTGGCGGCGCTGAAGCAACGCTACGCCGGGCGTGAGTTGAGCGTGGTGGACGTGTCTGAAGTGCAGCTCGATGGGGCCAGTACCTTGTCGGTGAGCTTTTCCATTCCGCTGGACCCCGATCAGAAATTCGCTGACAAATTGCACTTGGTGGACAGCAAGTCCGGCAAGGTCGATGGCGCCTGGGAAATCTCCGACAACCTCATGGAGCTGCGCCTTCGCCACCTGGAGCCACAGCGCAAACTGGTGCTCACGGTGGATGCCGGGGTGAAGGCGGTCAACGACAAAACGCTCGCCGCCGAGTACATCGCCCGTCTGGAAACCCGCGACCTGCAAGCCACTGTCGGCTTCGCCAGCCGTGGCACCTTGTTGCCGACGCGCCTGGCAGAAGGCCTGCCGGTGATTGCGCTGAACGTCGACAAGATCGACGTCGAGTTCTTCCGCATCAAGCCCGAATCCTTGCCGTCATTCCTGGCGCAGTGGGGGCGTAATACCAGCCTGCAAAGTTATGAATCCCGCGAACTGCTGCCGCTGGCCGACCTGGTCTACGGTGGCCGTTTCGACTTGAACCCGGCGCGCAACACTCGCGAAACCCTTTTACTGCCGATCGCCGGCCTCAAGCAACTGCAGCAGCCGGGCGTGTACCTGGCGGTGATGCGTGCGTCGGGCACCTACAACTATTCGCAACCGGCCACGCTGTTCACCTTGAGTGACATTGGCCTGTCGGTGCACCGCTACGCCAACCGATTGGATGTGTTTACCCAGGCGCTGGAAGGCGGCAAGGCACTGGATGGGGTTGACCTTGAAGTACTCGACGCCGAGGGCCGTGTGTTGGGCCAGGGCAAGACCGAGAAGGGCGGCCACGCTGAATTGCCGCTGCCGAAAAAGGCCCAGGTGCTCCTGGCCAAGCAGGGTGAACAGACCAGTCTGTTGCGCCTCGACAGCGCTGCACTGGACCTGGCCGAATTCGACATTGGCGGCCAGCCTTCCCACCCCTTGCAGTTCTTTGTGTTCGGCCCGCGTGATCTGTATCGCCCCGGTGAAACGGTACTGCTCAATGCACTGTTGCGGGACAAGGACGGCAATGCCGTCAAACCGCAGCCGGTGAGCGTCGAAGTGCGTCGCCCGGACGAGCAGGTGAGCCGCAAATTCGTCTGGGATGCGGATGCCTCCGGTCTTTATCAATACCAGCTGCAACTGGCCGGCGAAGCGCCGACTGGGCGCTGGCAGCTGGTATTCGACCTGGGCGATGGCAAACCGCAGTTGTATGAGTTCCTCGTTGAAGACTTCTTGCCCGAGCGCCTGGCGCTGGAACTCAAGGGCAGCGACACCGCGCTGAGCCCCGCGGACAACCCGGTCATTCAGGTTAACGGCCGTTACCTGTACGGTGCGCCAGCATCGGGCAACCGCGTCAGTGGTCAGGTTTATGTGCGCCCGTTGCGCGAAGCGGTCAAGTCATTGCCGGGCTACCAGTTCGGCTCTGTTACCGAAGAAGAGTTGAGCCAGGATTTCGAACTGGATGAAAGCGTGCTCGACGCCAAGGGCCAGGAAGCGCTGACCCTGGAAAGCAAGTGGGCCGACGCGAAGTCGCCGTTGCAATTGATCGTGCAAGCCAGCCTGCAAGAGTCCGGCGGGCGCCCGATCACGCGGCGTCTGGTGCAGCCGATCTGGCCCGCCGAGCAGCTTCCGGGCCTGCGTGGGTTGTTTGACGGCACCGAAACCAATGGCGATGGCCCGGCGGAATTTGAAGTACTGCTGGCCAATCAGGATGGGCAGAAACTCGCCGCGCAAAACCTCAAGGTACGCCTGGTGCGCGAGCGCCGTGACTACTACTGGAACTACTCCGAGAACGATGGCTGGAGCTATCACTTCAACGAGAAATTCCTCAACCTTGACGAGCAGACCCTGACTATCAAGGCTGGCGACACCGCCAAGGTCAGCTTCCAGGTGGAGTGGGGCCCGTACCGCGTCGAGGTCGAAGACCCGCAGACGGGGTTGGTCAGCAGCTTGCGCTTCTGGGCCGGCTACCAGGGCCAGGACAATACCGAAGGCGGCGCTGTGCGCCCCGATCAGGTCAAGCTGGCGCTGGACAAACCCGCGTATGGCGATGGTGACACCGCCAATGTCACCGTCACGCCACCGGCAGCCGGTAAAGGCTACCTGCTGGTGGAGTCCGCCGAAGGGCCGCTGTGGTGGCAGGAAATCGACGTGCCTGCCGAGGGCAAAAGCTTCGCCGTGAAGCTCGACCCGAAATGGTCGCGGCATGACTTGTACGTGAGTGCCCTGGTGATTCGCCCAGGCGAGCGTAAAGCCAATATCACCCCCAAACGTGCAGTGGGCCTGCTGCACCTGCCGCTGGATCGCACCCAGCGCAAACTGGGCGTGACCCTCACTGCGCCGGAAAAAATGCGCCCCAAACAACCGCTGGCGGTGAAGATCTCGGCTAAAAATGCCGATGGCAGCGTGCCGAAACAGGTGCACGTACTGGTGGCGGCGGTGGACGTGGGCATCCTCAACATCACCGAATACCCGACACCGGACCCGTATTCCAGCCTGTTCGGCCGCAAGGCGTATGGCGTGGACCAGTTCGATATCTACGGCCAGTTGATCGAGGCCGGCCAGGGTCGCCTGGCCAGCCTGGCGTTTGGTGGTGACGCAGCGTTGGCCAAGGGCGGCAAGCGTCCGGACACCAGTGTGACCATCGTTGCCCTGCAAAGCGCGCCGGTCACTTTGAATGAGCAGGGCGAAGGCGAAGTCAGCGTCAATATTCCCGACTTCAACGGCGAACTGCGCCTGATGGCCCAGGCCTGGAGCGATGACCGCTACGGCATGGCTGAAGCCAAGACGGTCATTGCTGCACCGCTGATTGCCGAACTGTCGGCGCCACGCTTCCTGGCCGGTGGTGACCAGACAACGTTAGCGCTGGACCTGTCCAACCTGTCGGGCAAGGCGCAGAAGCTTGATGTGCAACTGACTGCCGAGGGGCAGTTGGAATTGGTCAACAGCGGCGCGCAAACCGTCGAGCTGACACAAGGCCAACGCACCACCTTGCGCATCCCCGTAAAAGCCTGGGGCGGGTTGGGGCAGGGCAAGGTCAAGGTGACCGTGAATGGGCTGGACTTGCCAGGTGAGCACCTGCCGCCGTTCACCCGTGAATGGACCTTGGGCGTGCGGCCGGCGTATCCGGCACTGCTCAAACATTATCGCGCGGTTCTCAAGGATCAGCCGTGGAGCCTGCCACCGGGTACCCTGGATCAATTCGATACCTCGGGGCGCCAGGCCCTGCTGAGCCTGTCGAGCCGGCCGCCGTTGAACCTCGGTGCGCAGATCAGTGCACTCAAGGCTTACCCTTACGGTTGCCTGGAACAGACCGCGAGTGGCCTGTACCCGTCGTTGTATGCCGACGATGCCTTGCTCAAACGCCTGTCCATCAAGGGCGAATCGGACAGCGAGCGCAAACGCAAGATCGAGCTGGGCATTGAGCGTTTGCTGGGTATGCAGCGCTACAACGGCAGCTTTGGTTTGTGGGGCGCCGATGGTGAAGAAGAATATTGGCTGACGGCCTATGTCACCGACTTCCTGTTGCGCGCCCGAGATCAGGGTTTTGCGGTACCGCCTGAAGCCTTGAAAAAGGCCAGCGAGCGCCTGCTGCGTTATGTGCAGGAGCGCAACCTGATCGATGTCGACTACAGCGATAACGCCGATCACACGCGCTTTGCCGTGCAGGCCTACGCCGGCATGGTCTTGGCGCGCAGTCAGCAGGCACCGTTGGGCGCGTTGCGCAGCATCTTTGAACGACGCAGCGACGCCCGCTCCGGGTTGCCGCTGGTGCAGTTGGCTATCGCGTTGCAGAAGATGGGCGACCAACCGCGTGCCGATCAAGCCTTGCTGGCCGGGTTGGCGGCGCAGCGCAATGCCAATGAATGGCTGGCCGATTACGGCAGCCCGCTGCGCGACCAGGCAATGATCCTGGCGTTGCTGGAAGAAAATGATTTGGCCAAGGGCAAGCGTGAGGAGCGCTTGTTTACGCTGTCGGATCAACTGGCGGCCAGTCCGTATCTGTCGACCCAGGAGCGTAATTCGTTGTTCCTGGCGGGGCGCCTCGGTTTCGCCAAGCCGGATTCGAACTGGCAGGTGTCGCTGACCGGCAGTGGCGGTGTGCAAGCGTTGAATAATCAGCAATCGACGCTGGCGCTGGAAGGCAAGCTGCTTTCCAGTGATTTGACCTTGAGCAATCAGGGCGAAACGCCGGTGTATCAGCAACTGACGATCTCGGGTTATCCACAGCTGCCACCGGCTGCCGGCGGCGACAACCTGAGCATTCGCCGTGAGTACCTGGGCATGAATGGCCAGCCGTTGAATCTTCGTAGCCTCAACAGTGGGGATCTGGTGCTGGTGCATCTGGCGGTCGGTGCCAAGCAACGTGTGCCGGATGCCTTGGTGGTGGATTTGCTGCCCGCTGGCCTGGAGCTTGAAAACCAGAACCTGGCGCAGAGTGCTGCCAGCCTGGAGAACGCCAGCAGCCAAGTGAAGGAGTGGCGTGAGTCGATGCAGAACGCGTCGCTCAAGCATCAGGAGTTCAGGGATGATCGGTATGTGGCGGCGATTAATCTGGAGGGGTCTGGCACCACGCACCTGCTGTATCTGGCGCGGGCGGTGACACCGGGGACTTATCGCGTACCACCGCCGCAGGTGGAGTCGATGTACCGACCGAATTGGCAGGCGGTGGGGGAGACGCCGGCGGATTTGGTGATCAAGGGGCGCTGA
- the pbpC gene encoding peptidoglycan glycosyltransferase PbpC (penicillin-binding protein 1C) → MRWALGAVVLVVVLLWGADRVWPLPLPQDDLARVVLAEDGTPLWRFADANGVWRYPVQTSEVSPYYLDALLTYEDRWFYQHPGVNPLALVRATWQNLTGARVVSGGSTLSMQVARLLDPHSRTFHGKLRQLWRTAQLEWHLSKEEILNLYLNRAPFGGTLQGVAAASWAYLGKSPSQLTHAEAALLAVLPQAPSRLRPDRHPQRAQEARDKVLRRLGEFKVWPQAAVDEALQEPLLLAPRLEPSLAPLLARRLNRPDSPPLIRTTLDATLQRRLEDLLLGWRARLPEHTSAAILVVEEETMAVRAYLGSVDINDAKRFGHVDMISARRSPGSTLKPFLYGMALDDGLIHSESLLQDVPRRYGDYRPGNFSMGFTGAVPASTALSSSLNLPAVQLLEAYGPKRFAAEMRIGGVPLALPALAEPNLALILGGAGSRLEDLVSGYSAFARDGRSATIRLQPDDALRERPLLSPGSAWIVRRILSGQARPDRDPRAELVQRPVLAWKTGTSYGFRDAWAIGVGPRYLIGVWIGRPDGTPVPGQFGLASAAPLMLQVHDVLSNRDSQRGISAPVKPVPANVGVAAICWPLGQPMSRSDPNCRRQRFAWTLDNTTPPTLQALDQPLSVGLMESVWVNAKGLRVDAHCPGAEPKNIALWPAPLEPWLPRAERREARIPPADADCPPPALAASSPLSIVGVREGDQLRLPAASQQTLRLKISALGGSGRRWWFLNGAPLGDSANQDFINASFEHLGRYQLSVLDEAGQTARLEFSVID, encoded by the coding sequence CTGCGCTGGGCTTTGGGGGCAGTGGTGTTGGTGGTGGTGTTGTTGTGGGGGGCGGATCGGGTTTGGCCGTTGCCGTTGCCCCAGGATGATTTGGCGCGGGTGGTGTTGGCTGAGGATGGCACGCCGTTATGGCGGTTTGCCGATGCGAATGGGGTGTGGCGCTATCCCGTGCAAACCAGCGAAGTGTCGCCGTATTACCTGGATGCGTTGCTCACCTATGAAGACCGTTGGTTCTATCAGCATCCTGGCGTAAACCCGCTGGCGCTGGTACGGGCGACTTGGCAGAACCTGACCGGGGCGCGTGTGGTGTCGGGGGGCAGTACGTTGTCGATGCAGGTGGCGCGGTTGTTGGATCCGCATTCGCGCACCTTCCACGGCAAGTTGCGCCAGTTGTGGCGCACGGCGCAGTTGGAATGGCACCTGTCCAAGGAGGAAATCCTCAACCTCTACCTGAATCGCGCACCGTTTGGCGGAACATTGCAGGGCGTGGCGGCGGCCAGTTGGGCGTATCTGGGCAAGTCTCCATCACAATTGACCCATGCCGAAGCCGCCTTGCTCGCGGTTTTGCCCCAGGCGCCCAGCCGATTGCGCCCGGACCGTCACCCGCAGCGTGCCCAGGAAGCGCGCGACAAAGTGCTGCGTCGTCTTGGCGAGTTCAAGGTGTGGCCGCAAGCCGCCGTCGATGAAGCCCTGCAGGAACCGCTGCTGCTCGCCCCGCGCCTGGAGCCGAGCTTGGCGCCCCTGCTCGCGCGCCGCCTGAACCGCCCCGACAGCCCGCCGCTGATCCGCACCACCCTGGATGCCACCCTGCAACGCCGCCTCGAAGACCTGCTGTTGGGTTGGCGTGCACGCTTGCCGGAGCACACCTCCGCCGCGATCCTGGTGGTGGAGGAAGAAACCATGGCGGTACGCGCCTACCTCGGCTCGGTGGACATCAATGATGCCAAGCGTTTTGGCCATGTGGACATGATCAGCGCACGGCGTTCGCCGGGCTCCACCTTGAAACCCTTTCTCTACGGCATGGCCCTTGATGACGGGCTGATTCATTCTGAGTCCCTGCTGCAGGACGTGCCGCGGCGTTACGGGGATTACCGGCCGGGCAACTTCTCCATGGGTTTTACCGGCGCAGTGCCGGCGAGTACGGCGCTGTCCAGTTCGCTCAACCTGCCGGCGGTACAGTTGCTGGAAGCCTATGGGCCGAAGCGGTTCGCCGCCGAGATGCGTATCGGCGGGGTGCCTTTGGCGTTGCCGGCGTTGGCCGAGCCGAACCTGGCCTTGATCCTGGGCGGCGCAGGCAGCCGTCTGGAAGATCTGGTGAGCGGCTATAGCGCCTTCGCCCGTGACGGCAGGAGTGCAACTATTCGATTACAGCCGGACGATGCGCTTAGGGAGCGGCCATTACTGTCGCCAGGGTCCGCCTGGATTGTGCGGCGCATACTCAGCGGCCAGGCGCGTCCCGACCGCGACCCGCGTGCCGAGCTGGTGCAACGCCCGGTCCTGGCCTGGAAGACCGGCACCAGCTACGGCTTTCGTGATGCCTGGGCGATTGGCGTGGGGCCGCGTTACTTGATCGGCGTGTGGATCGGCCGCCCGGACGGCACGCCGGTGCCGGGCCAGTTCGGGCTGGCCTCGGCGGCGCCGTTGATGTTGCAGGTGCACGACGTACTGAGCAACCGCGACAGCCAGCGCGGCATCAGCGCGCCGGTCAAACCGGTGCCCGCCAATGTCGGCGTGGCAGCGATCTGTTGGCCACTAGGCCAGCCCATGAGCCGCAGCGACCCCAATTGCCGCCGCCAGCGCTTCGCCTGGACGCTGGACAACACCACGCCGCCGACCTTGCAGGCACTGGACCAACCGTTGAGCGTGGGCCTGATGGAAAGCGTATGGGTCAATGCCAAAGGCTTGCGGGTCGACGCCCATTGCCCGGGTGCGGAGCCGAAAAACATCGCCCTGTGGCCTGCGCCCCTGGAACCCTGGCTGCCAAGGGCCGAACGCCGCGAAGCACGCATCCCGCCCGCTGACGCCGATTGCCCGCCACCGGCGCTGGCCGCGTCTTCACCGCTGTCGATCGTTGGCGTACGCGAGGGCGACCAACTGCGCCTGCCCGCCGCCAGCCAGCAAACCTTGCGCCTGAAAATCTCCGCCCTCGGCGGCAGTGGCCGGCGCTGGTGGTTCCTCAACGGCGCGCCACTGGGCGACAGCGCCAACCAGGACTTCATCAACGCCAGCTTCGAACACCTGGGCCGCTACCAACTCAGCGTCCTCGACGAAGCCGGCCAAACCGCCCGCCTGGAATTCAGCGTCATCGACTAG
- a CDS encoding MazG-like family protein, with amino-acid sequence MNLEHLTERLHRIRDTNNWKQFHSPKNLAMAASVEMAELVEIFQWLSEDQSRQLPAEKLAHAGQEVGDIVLYLLLLCSELGLDMNEVVRAKLADSERRFAHE; translated from the coding sequence ATGAACCTCGAACACCTCACCGAACGCCTGCACCGCATTCGCGATACAAATAATTGGAAACAATTCCACAGCCCAAAAAACCTGGCCATGGCCGCCAGCGTAGAAATGGCCGAACTGGTGGAAATCTTCCAATGGCTGAGCGAAGACCAATCGCGCCAGCTCCCGGCTGAGAAACTCGCCCACGCTGGCCAGGAAGTCGGCGATATCGTGTTGTACCTGCTGTTGCTGTGCAGCGAACTGGGCCTGGACATGAACGAGGTGGTGCGCGCCAAATTGGCCGACAGCGAACGGCGGTTTGCCCATGAGTGA
- a CDS encoding methyltransferase domain-containing protein: MSDRHFDQLATRFAEKIYGGAKGAIRLAVLQADLTEALPKRPLRVLDIGAGLGHMSLWLAEQGHQVTLAEPAEPMLDGARQRFADAGQTATFIHAPWQDLLGQLTEPYDLVLCHAVLEWLAEPHAILPMLHQLTVPGGWLSLAFYNRDALIYRNLLKGHFRKMRKNDMAGEKQSLTPQQPLDPRELAAQLEGLWQVESQSGVRVFHDYMPVEFQARADLQDLLEMELAHRRHPSFAGLGRYLHWVCRPV; this comes from the coding sequence ATGAGTGATCGTCATTTCGACCAACTGGCCACGCGCTTTGCCGAAAAAATCTACGGCGGTGCCAAAGGCGCGATTCGCCTGGCGGTGCTCCAGGCCGACCTCACCGAAGCCCTGCCCAAACGCCCCTTGCGAGTCCTGGATATCGGCGCAGGCCTGGGCCACATGTCGCTGTGGCTGGCCGAGCAAGGTCATCAGGTTACCTTGGCGGAACCTGCTGAACCGATGCTCGACGGCGCCCGCCAACGTTTTGCCGACGCCGGGCAGACCGCGACCTTTATCCATGCGCCCTGGCAAGACCTGCTCGGCCAACTCACCGAACCCTACGACCTGGTGCTGTGCCACGCCGTGCTGGAATGGCTGGCCGAACCTCATGCGATCCTGCCGATGCTGCACCAGCTCACGGTGCCTGGCGGCTGGTTGTCGTTGGCGTTCTACAACCGCGATGCGCTGATTTACCGCAACCTGCTTAAAGGCCACTTCCGCAAAATGCGCAAGAACGACATGGCCGGCGAAAAGCAGAGTCTCACCCCGCAGCAGCCGCTCGATCCACGTGAGTTGGCGGCGCAACTCGAAGGCCTTTGGCAGGTCGAAAGCCAAAGTGGCGTTCGCGTATTCCATGACTATATGCCGGTGGAATTCCAGGCCCGCGCGGATTTGCAGGACCTTTTGGAGATGGAACTCGCTCACCGTCGTCACCCAAGCTTTGCCGGACTTGGGCGTTATTTGCACTGGGTTTGCCGTCCGGTTTAA
- a CDS encoding DUF4136 domain-containing protein — MRRLCLILLSLGLGACSSPNPYVSASAPIPPAPPQAANTFDASAYPAPVRDYGAYRNWAWRNGQLPAGTAWADSAQIAEAVSGALDQRGLRPLHDNRPADLLVSADVRQEKRLKQVQDDYGYGYGGYNRYGNGYGMYNSVPIVRTYEVQVVVVRVNLFDARTGQPVWSASAETSSQGSLSERGDALRQAVQKAMTAYPPS; from the coding sequence ATGCGTCGTCTCTGTTTGATCCTGTTATCTCTCGGCTTGGGGGCGTGTTCGAGCCCCAACCCTTATGTCTCCGCTTCGGCGCCGATTCCACCGGCGCCGCCGCAGGCAGCCAATACCTTTGATGCCAGCGCCTATCCCGCGCCCGTGCGCGACTACGGCGCCTACCGCAACTGGGCGTGGCGCAATGGCCAGCTCCCGGCGGGCACGGCCTGGGCGGATTCGGCGCAAATTGCCGAAGCGGTCAGCGGCGCGCTTGACCAGCGCGGCCTGCGTCCCTTGCACGACAACCGCCCGGCAGACCTGCTGGTGAGCGCCGATGTGCGTCAGGAGAAGCGCCTCAAGCAAGTCCAGGATGACTATGGCTACGGTTACGGCGGCTACAACCGCTATGGCAATGGCTACGGCATGTACAACTCGGTGCCGATCGTACGCACCTATGAAGTCCAGGTCGTGGTGGTGCGCGTCAATCTATTCGATGCCCGCACGGGCCAGCCGGTGTGGAGTGCCAGCGCGGAAACCAGCAGCCAGGGCAGCCTCAGTGAACGGGGAGATGCCTTGCGCCAGGCGGTGCAAAAGGCAATGACGGCGTATCCTCCGAGTTAA